Proteins encoded together in one Kitasatospora albolonga window:
- a CDS encoding succinate dehydrogenase — MKLTLRVWRQQNAETPGAMATYEVDGISEDMSFLEMLDTLNEELILAGDEPVAFDHDCREGICGACSLVINGDAHGPERTTTCQLHMRSFADGDTIDIEPWRASAFPVVKDLVVDRSSFDRIIQSGGYISAPTGTAPDAHATPVPKPDAELAFENAECIGCGACVAACPNGSAMLFTAAKVNHLNVLPQGAPERETRVLDMVAQMDEEGFGGCTLTGECATACPKGIPLPSIAAMNKEWLRATRKVRR; from the coding sequence ATGAAGCTCACCCTGCGCGTCTGGCGCCAGCAGAATGCCGAGACGCCCGGCGCCATGGCCACCTACGAAGTCGACGGAATCTCCGAGGACATGTCGTTCCTGGAGATGCTCGACACCCTCAACGAGGAGCTCATCCTCGCCGGGGACGAGCCCGTCGCCTTCGACCACGACTGCCGCGAGGGCATCTGCGGCGCGTGCAGCCTCGTCATCAACGGCGACGCCCACGGCCCGGAGCGCACCACCACCTGCCAGCTCCACATGCGGTCCTTCGCCGACGGCGACACGATCGACATCGAACCGTGGCGGGCCTCCGCCTTCCCGGTCGTCAAGGACCTGGTCGTGGACCGCTCGTCCTTCGACCGGATCATCCAGTCCGGCGGCTACATCTCCGCCCCCACCGGCACCGCCCCGGACGCCCACGCCACCCCGGTGCCCAAGCCGGACGCCGAACTCGCCTTCGAGAACGCCGAATGCATCGGCTGCGGCGCCTGCGTCGCGGCCTGCCCCAACGGTTCGGCGATGCTGTTCACGGCCGCCAAGGTCAACCACCTCAACGTCCTGCCGCAGGGCGCCCCGGAGCGCGAGACACGGGTGCTGGACATGGTGGCCCAGATGGACGAGGAGGGGTTCGGCGGCTGCACCCTGACCGGCGAGTGCGCCACCGCCTGCCCGAAGGGCATCCCGCTGCCGTCGATCGCGGCGATGAACAAGGAGTGGCTGCGGGCGACGCGCAAAGTCCGCCGCTGA
- a CDS encoding luciferase family oxidoreductase, with protein MSSVIASTRFSFLDRSRTREGHDGPQALRDTVALAREVESLGYHRFWVSEHHSVPGVAGSAPTVLAAAVAAATSAIRVGTGGVMLPNHRPLVVAEQFGVLASLFPGRIDMGLGRSVGFTDGIRRALGHDLRDAEDFPGRLTELLGWIDGTQRAHPQVHARPAEGLRIPAYVLAVGEGAAVAAAAGLPLVIGDLRGREKVLRAIEVYRRDFRPSARAERPEVIVSGTVAVAGSEEAARRLLVPEAWAMAYSRTRGSFPPLAPAEEIESRTMTAKERELYERGLDGHIHGTEDQVTEQLEQAIKETGADEVLVTTSTYDREALVDSLRRLAGIAGQGR; from the coding sequence GTGAGCTCTGTGATCGCCTCGACCCGGTTCTCGTTCCTGGACCGCTCCCGCACCCGCGAGGGGCACGACGGCCCCCAGGCGCTGCGCGACACCGTGGCGCTGGCGAGGGAGGTGGAGTCCCTCGGCTACCACCGCTTCTGGGTCTCCGAGCACCACAGCGTGCCGGGCGTCGCGGGGTCGGCGCCGACCGTGCTGGCCGCCGCCGTCGCCGCCGCGACCTCCGCCATCCGGGTCGGGACCGGCGGGGTGATGCTCCCCAACCACCGGCCGCTCGTCGTCGCCGAGCAGTTCGGCGTGCTCGCCTCCCTCTTCCCCGGCCGGATCGACATGGGGCTCGGCCGGTCCGTGGGCTTCACCGACGGCATCCGCCGGGCGCTGGGCCACGATCTGCGCGACGCCGAGGACTTCCCCGGGCGCCTCACCGAACTGCTCGGCTGGATCGACGGCACCCAGCGGGCCCACCCCCAGGTGCACGCCCGCCCGGCGGAGGGGCTGCGCATCCCCGCGTACGTCCTCGCGGTCGGCGAGGGCGCCGCGGTCGCGGCGGCGGCCGGTCTTCCCCTGGTCATCGGCGATCTGCGCGGCCGGGAGAAGGTGCTCCGCGCCATCGAGGTGTACCGCAGGGACTTCCGGCCCTCGGCCCGCGCCGAGCGCCCCGAGGTGATCGTCTCCGGGACGGTGGCCGTCGCGGGCTCGGAGGAGGCGGCCCGGCGCCTGCTGGTCCCGGAAGCCTGGGCCATGGCGTACTCCCGCACCCGCGGCAGCTTCCCGCCGCTCGCGCCCGCCGAGGAGATCGAGAGCCGCACGATGACGGCGAAGGAGCGGGAGTTGTACGAGCGCGGGCTCGACGGCCATATCCACGGCACGGAGGACCAGGTCACCGAGCAACTGGAGCAGGCCATCAAGGAGACCGGGGCGGACGAGGTGCTCGTGACGACGAGTACGTACGACCGTGAGGCGCTGGTGGACTCACTGCGGCGGCTGGCCGGCATCGCGGGGCAGGGACGCTGA
- a CDS encoding GNAT family N-acetyltransferase, translating to MTVLPAAPLPAAPPAPLSTVPPAPLPAVPPTPLPTAPAPTATRSPEPAYRVSLATGQEDVRAAQRLRHQVFAGELGARLDGPEPGLDSDAFDAYCDHLLVRETATDEVVATYRLLPPDRARTAGRLYAESEFDLTRLAPIRHDLVEVGRSCVHPAHRDGAVIALVWAGLARYMQRSGHTWLAGCCSLPLSDGGTLAARSWNTVRTAHLAPEEYWVTPHHLWDASAHPGAGPGSRADLPPLLRGYLRLGAWVCGAPAYDPEFNVADLYVLLSLRRTDPRYLRHFLSLVPQA from the coding sequence ATGACCGTGCTGCCCGCCGCCCCGCTCCCCGCCGCCCCGCCCGCCCCGCTCTCCACCGTTCCGCCCGCCCCGCTTCCCGCGGTCCCGCCCACTCCGCTCCCCACCGCCCCGGCCCCGACCGCCACCCGTTCCCCCGAACCGGCCTACCGGGTCTCCCTCGCCACCGGCCAGGAGGACGTGCGCGCCGCCCAGCGCCTGCGCCACCAGGTGTTCGCCGGGGAGCTCGGCGCCCGCCTCGACGGGCCCGAACCCGGCCTCGACAGCGACGCGTTCGACGCGTACTGCGACCACCTGCTGGTCCGCGAGACCGCCACGGACGAGGTCGTCGCCACCTACCGCCTCCTCCCGCCCGACCGCGCCCGGACAGCCGGACGGCTCTACGCCGAGAGCGAGTTCGACCTCACCCGCCTCGCCCCCATCCGCCACGACCTCGTCGAGGTCGGCCGCTCCTGCGTCCACCCCGCCCACCGCGACGGCGCCGTCATCGCCCTCGTCTGGGCCGGACTCGCCCGCTACATGCAGCGCTCGGGCCACACCTGGCTGGCGGGCTGCTGCTCCCTGCCGCTGTCCGACGGCGGCACGCTCGCCGCCCGCAGCTGGAACACCGTCCGCACCGCGCACCTCGCCCCCGAGGAGTACTGGGTCACCCCGCACCACCTCTGGGACGCCTCCGCGCACCCCGGCGCGGGCCCCGGCTCCCGAGCCGACCTGCCGCCCCTGCTCCGCGGCTATCTGCGGCTCGGCGCCTGGGTCTGCGGAGCACCGGCGTACGACCCCGAGTTCAACGTGGCCGACCTCTACGTCCTGCTCTCGCTGCGCCGGACCGACCCGCGCTACCTGCGCCACTTCCTCTCCCTCGTACCGCAGGCATGA
- a CDS encoding sugar transporter → MKNRILAGAIALVSSVTLSGCGYFSGGGGGDRTVTVWLMKDSVSQGFLEKFTESYEKDNPSITLDFKIQEWSGIGPKVLSALESDDAPDVIEVGNTQVAQYAESGGLRDLTLESMRDLGSEDWLPGLAQPGQISGVQYGIPWYAANRVVIYNKDIFKSAGIDDTPKTRAEWIEDTEKLNTQGNQGIYLAGQNWYVLAGFIWDEGGELAEGGGGDWRGTLDTPEALAGMNFYKELQALGDGPMDSDEEKPPQNDVFAEGDVAQIISLPGSAALIEQKNPELKGKLGYFPIPGKTAKAPGSVFTGGSDLIVPKKADQRSAGIAVVKALASEKWQTELARSMSYVPNKPSLAHVVEGEEGTAAMAEGASQGRATPNSAQWAKVEAENPIKPYMTAVLQGGDPAREAKKASERITAMLSGS, encoded by the coding sequence GTGAAGAACCGCATACTCGCCGGAGCCATCGCGCTCGTTTCGTCCGTCACGCTGAGCGGATGTGGCTACTTCTCCGGTGGGGGTGGCGGTGACCGCACTGTGACGGTCTGGCTGATGAAGGACAGCGTCTCGCAGGGCTTCCTGGAGAAGTTCACCGAGTCGTACGAGAAGGACAATCCCTCGATCACGCTGGATTTCAAGATCCAGGAGTGGAGCGGCATCGGCCCCAAGGTCCTCTCCGCCCTGGAGAGCGACGACGCCCCCGATGTGATCGAGGTCGGCAACACGCAGGTGGCGCAGTACGCGGAGAGCGGCGGCCTGCGCGACCTCACCCTCGAATCCATGCGTGACCTGGGCAGCGAGGACTGGCTGCCCGGCCTCGCCCAGCCCGGCCAGATCAGCGGCGTGCAGTACGGCATCCCCTGGTACGCGGCCAACCGCGTGGTGATCTACAACAAGGACATCTTCAAGAGCGCGGGCATCGACGACACCCCGAAGACGCGCGCCGAATGGATCGAGGACACCGAGAAGCTCAACACCCAGGGCAACCAGGGTATTTATCTGGCCGGTCAGAACTGGTACGTGCTGGCCGGATTCATCTGGGACGAGGGCGGCGAACTCGCCGAGGGCGGCGGCGGTGACTGGCGGGGCACGCTGGACACCCCCGAGGCGCTCGCCGGAATGAACTTCTACAAGGAGCTCCAGGCGCTCGGCGACGGGCCCATGGACTCCGACGAGGAGAAGCCCCCGCAGAACGACGTATTCGCCGAGGGGGACGTCGCCCAGATCATCTCGCTGCCCGGCAGCGCCGCGCTCATCGAGCAGAAGAACCCCGAACTCAAGGGGAAGCTCGGCTACTTCCCGATTCCCGGCAAGACCGCCAAGGCCCCCGGCTCCGTCTTCACCGGCGGCTCGGACCTCATCGTGCCGAAGAAGGCCGACCAGCGCAGCGCCGGTATCGCCGTCGTCAAGGCGCTGGCGAGCGAGAAGTGGCAGACCGAGCTCGCCCGCTCCATGAGCTACGTCCCCAACAAGCCCAGCCTCGCCCATGTCGTCGAGGGTGAGGAGGGCACCGCCGCGATGGCCGAGGGCGCGAGCCAGGGCCGCGCCACGCCCAACTCCGCCCAGTGGGCCAAGGTCGAGGCGGAGAACCCGATCAAGCCGTACATGACGGCGGTGCTCCAGGGCGGCGACCCGGCCCGCGAGGCGAAGAAGGCGTCGGAGCGCATCACGGCGATGCTCTCCGGCAGCTGA
- a CDS encoding excinuclease ABC subunit A: protein MPSPHDPYVRVRGAREHNLQDVNVDIPRDTLTVFTGVSGSGKSSLAFGTIYAEAQRRYFESVAPYARRLIHQVGAPSVGEVTGLPPAVSLEQRRSAPGARSSVGTVTTLSNSLRMLYSRAGEYPAGAERLDSDAFSPNTAAGACPECHGLGRIHRTDEELLVPDPSLSIREGAIAAWPGAWQGKNLRDVLDALGYDVDRPWRELEAKDREWILFTDEQPVVTVHPVRDAGRIQRPYQGTYMSARRYVLHTFADTRSRTLRAKAERFLTSVPCPVCGGSRLRPEAMAVTFAGRTIAELAALPLSALAEVLSSAGAGGEETARVLTGDLLARIGTVTELGLGYLSLDRTAPTLSSGELQRLRLATQLRSGLFGVVYVLDEPSAGLHPADTESLLGVLGRLKEAGNSVFVVEHQMDVVRRADWLVDVGPLAGEHGGRVLHSGPPEGLANVPESATRRFLFAEGPSPVRETRAPSGWIRLSGVERHNVRGVDAAFPLGVFTAVTGVSGSGKSTLVGQVLAGVLADRQAGEEAGAAEQYCASVTGVAAVDRLVQVDQKPIGRTPRSNLATYTGLFDTVRKLFARTETARERGYTAGRFSFNVRGGRCETCQGEGFVSVELLFLPSTYAPCPDCHGARYSPETLDVTLNGLTIAQVLDLTVESAASFFAGTPAAERALTTLLDVGLGYLRLGQPATELSGGEAQRIKLAAELQRTRRGHTLYLLDEPTTGLHPADVEVLMRQLHGLVDAGSTVVVVEHDMTVVAGADHVIDLGPGGGDRGGRIVAAGTPQEVARAAGSRTAPYLARALGS, encoded by the coding sequence ATGCCCTCCCCCCACGATCCGTATGTCCGGGTGCGCGGCGCGCGCGAGCACAACCTCCAGGACGTGAACGTCGACATCCCGCGCGACACGCTCACGGTCTTCACCGGGGTCTCCGGGTCCGGCAAGTCCTCGCTGGCGTTCGGCACGATCTACGCCGAGGCCCAGCGCCGCTACTTCGAGTCGGTCGCCCCCTACGCGCGCCGGCTCATCCACCAGGTGGGCGCCCCCTCCGTCGGGGAGGTCACCGGGCTGCCGCCCGCCGTCTCGCTGGAGCAGCGGCGCTCCGCGCCCGGGGCCCGGTCGTCCGTGGGGACGGTGACCACGCTCTCCAACTCGCTGCGGATGCTGTACTCCCGGGCCGGGGAGTACCCGGCGGGCGCCGAGCGGCTGGACTCCGACGCGTTCTCCCCCAACACGGCGGCCGGGGCCTGTCCCGAGTGCCACGGTCTCGGGCGTATCCACCGGACGGACGAGGAGCTGCTCGTCCCCGACCCCTCGCTGTCGATCCGGGAGGGGGCGATCGCCGCGTGGCCGGGGGCCTGGCAGGGGAAGAATCTGCGGGATGTGCTGGACGCGCTCGGGTACGACGTCGACCGGCCGTGGCGCGAGCTGGAGGCGAAGGACCGCGAGTGGATTCTCTTCACCGACGAGCAGCCGGTGGTGACGGTGCATCCGGTACGGGACGCGGGCCGCATCCAACGCCCGTACCAGGGAACGTACATGAGCGCCCGGCGCTATGTGCTGCACACCTTCGCCGACACCAGGAGCCGCACGCTCCGGGCGAAGGCCGAGCGCTTCCTGACGAGTGTGCCGTGCCCGGTGTGCGGCGGGAGCAGGCTGCGGCCGGAGGCGATGGCGGTGACCTTCGCCGGGCGGACCATCGCCGAGCTGGCCGCCCTGCCGCTCTCCGCCCTGGCCGAGGTGCTCTCGAGCGCGGGGGCGGGCGGTGAGGAGACGGCCCGGGTGCTGACCGGTGATCTGCTGGCCCGGATCGGGACGGTGACGGAGCTGGGGCTCGGCTATCTGAGCCTGGACCGTACGGCCCCGACGCTCTCCTCGGGCGAGTTGCAGCGGCTGCGGCTGGCGACCCAGCTGCGTTCGGGGCTCTTCGGGGTGGTCTACGTCCTGGACGAACCGTCGGCCGGGCTGCACCCCGCCGATACGGAGTCGCTGCTCGGGGTGCTCGGCCGGCTGAAGGAGGCCGGGAACTCGGTGTTCGTGGTGGAGCACCAGATGGATGTGGTGCGGCGGGCGGACTGGCTGGTGGACGTGGGGCCGCTGGCCGGGGAGCACGGCGGGCGGGTGCTGCACAGCGGGCCGCCCGAGGGGCTGGCGAATGTGCCGGAGTCGGCGACGCGGCGGTTCCTGTTCGCGGAGGGTCCTTCGCCGGTACGGGAAACCCGCGCCCCTTCCGGGTGGATTCGGCTCTCCGGGGTGGAGCGGCACAATGTGCGCGGGGTCGACGCGGCCTTCCCGCTCGGGGTGTTCACGGCGGTGACCGGGGTGTCGGGGTCCGGGAAGTCGACCCTCGTCGGCCAGGTGCTCGCCGGGGTGCTCGCGGACCGGCAGGCCGGTGAGGAGGCCGGGGCGGCGGAGCAGTACTGCGCCTCCGTGACCGGGGTGGCGGCCGTTGACCGGCTGGTCCAGGTCGACCAGAAGCCGATCGGGCGGACGCCCCGGTCCAACCTGGCCACGTACACCGGGCTGTTCGACACCGTACGGAAGCTGTTCGCGCGGACAGAGACGGCGCGGGAGCGGGGGTACACGGCGGGGCGGTTCTCGTTCAACGTGCGCGGCGGGCGGTGCGAGACCTGCCAGGGCGAGGGGTTCGTCTCGGTGGAGCTGCTCTTCCTGCCGAGCACGTACGCGCCTTGCCCGGACTGCCACGGCGCGCGCTACAGCCCGGAGACCCTGGACGTCACCCTGAACGGGCTGACGATCGCTCAGGTCCTGGACCTGACCGTGGAGTCGGCCGCATCCTTCTTTGCCGGGACCCCGGCCGCCGAACGCGCCCTGACCACCCTCCTGGACGTCGGGCTCGGCTATCTGCGGCTCGGGCAGCCCGCCACCGAGCTGTCCGGCGGCGAGGCGCAGCGCATCAAGCTCGCCGCCGAGCTCCAGCGCACCCGGCGCGGGCACACCCTGTATCTGCTGGACGAGCCGACGACCGGTCTGCATCCGGCCGATGTGGAGGTGCTGATGCGGCAGTTGCACGGGCTCGTCGACGCGGGGAGCACGGTGGTGGTCGTGGAGCACGACATGACCGTGGTGGCGGGCGCCGACCATGTCATCGACCTGGGGCCCGGAGGCGGCGACCGGGGCGGGCGGATCGTGGCCGCCGGGACGCCCCAGGAGGTGGCGCGGGCGGCGGGCAGCCGTACGGCCCCGTATCTGGCGCGGGCGCTGGGCAGTTGA
- a CDS encoding dodecin family protein, producing MSNHTYRVTEIVGTSDEGVDAAIRNGVARAAETLHNLDWFEINQVRGHIEDGRIAHYQVGLKVGFRLDENT from the coding sequence ATGTCGAACCACACCTATCGGGTCACCGAAATCGTAGGAACCTCCGACGAAGGCGTTGACGCGGCGATCCGGAACGGCGTCGCAAGAGCCGCAGAAACGTTGCACAATCTCGACTGGTTCGAGATTAACCAAGTTCGCGGTCATATCGAGGATGGCCGAATCGCGCACTATCAAGTCGGCCTGAAGGTGGGCTTCCGCCTCGACGAAAACACCTGA
- the sdhA gene encoding succinate dehydrogenase flavoprotein subunit (part of four member succinate dehydrogenase enzyme complex that forms a trimeric complex (trimer of tetramers); SdhA/B are the catalytic subcomplex and can exhibit succinate dehydrogenase activity in the absence of SdhC/D which are the membrane components and form cytochrome b556; SdhC binds ubiquinone; oxidizes succinate to fumarate while reducing ubiquinone to ubiquinol) yields MPDYYTQYATGEPVVDTKAPEGPVAERWDTRRFQAKLVNPANRRKHTVIVVGTGLAGGSAGATLAEQGYHVVQFCFQDSPRRAHSVAAQGGINAAKNYRNDGDSIHRLFYDTVKGGDFRARESNVHRLAQISVEIIDQCVAQGVPFAREYGGLLDNRSFGGVQVSRTFYARGQTGQQLLLGAYQALSRQIATGGVELHARTEMLDLIVVDGKARGIVARDLVTGKIDTYFADAVVLATGGYGNVFYLSTNAMNSNATAIWRAHRRGAYMANPCFTQIHPTCIPRTGDHQSKLTLMSESLRNDGRIWVPKAKGDDRPADQIPEDERDYYLERIYPAFGNLVPRDIASRAAKNVCDEGRGVGPGGQGVYLDFAEAIQRMGRKAVEAKYGNLFDMYQRITDEDPYTVPMRIYPAVHYTMGGLWVDYDLQTTIPGLFAIGEANFSDHGANRLGASALMQGLADGYFVLPSTINDYLARNPHTEKVDAEHPAVAEVVAETEDRINLLLSVDGDRTPDSFHREIGELMWEYCGMARTEDGLRKALARIPEIREEFWRRIKVPGTGEQFNQSLEKANRIVDYLELAELMCLDALHRAESCGGHFREESQTPDGEAERRDEEFSYAAAWEFTVTGGAPVLHKEDLVFEYVHPTQRSYA; encoded by the coding sequence ATGCCCGACTACTACACGCAGTACGCCACGGGCGAGCCCGTCGTCGACACCAAGGCCCCCGAGGGCCCCGTCGCCGAGCGCTGGGACACCCGCCGCTTCCAAGCCAAGCTCGTGAACCCCGCGAACCGGCGCAAACATACGGTCATCGTCGTCGGCACCGGACTGGCCGGCGGATCGGCCGGCGCCACCCTCGCCGAACAGGGTTACCACGTCGTCCAGTTCTGCTTCCAGGACTCGCCCCGGCGCGCCCACTCGGTCGCCGCCCAGGGCGGGATCAACGCGGCGAAGAACTACCGCAACGACGGCGACTCCATCCACCGCCTCTTCTACGACACCGTCAAGGGCGGCGACTTCCGCGCCCGCGAGTCCAACGTCCACCGGCTCGCCCAGATCTCGGTCGAGATCATCGACCAGTGCGTCGCCCAGGGCGTCCCCTTCGCCCGCGAGTACGGCGGCCTCCTCGACAACCGCTCCTTCGGAGGCGTCCAGGTCTCCCGTACGTTCTACGCGCGCGGCCAGACCGGGCAGCAGCTCCTCCTCGGCGCCTACCAGGCGCTCTCCCGGCAGATCGCCACGGGCGGTGTCGAACTCCACGCCCGTACCGAGATGCTGGACCTCATCGTGGTCGACGGCAAGGCGCGCGGGATCGTCGCCCGCGACCTCGTCACCGGGAAGATCGACACCTACTTCGCCGACGCGGTCGTCCTGGCCACCGGCGGTTACGGCAACGTCTTCTACCTGTCGACCAACGCCATGAACTCCAACGCCACCGCCATCTGGCGGGCCCACCGGCGCGGCGCCTACATGGCCAACCCCTGCTTCACCCAGATCCACCCCACCTGCATCCCGCGCACCGGAGACCACCAGTCCAAGCTCACCCTGATGAGCGAGTCGCTGCGCAACGACGGCCGGATCTGGGTCCCCAAGGCCAAGGGCGACGACCGCCCGGCCGACCAGATCCCCGAGGACGAGCGCGACTACTACCTGGAGCGCATCTACCCGGCCTTCGGCAACCTGGTGCCCCGCGACATCGCCTCCCGCGCCGCCAAGAACGTCTGCGACGAGGGACGCGGTGTCGGCCCCGGCGGACAGGGCGTCTACCTGGACTTCGCGGAGGCCATCCAGCGGATGGGCCGCAAGGCCGTCGAGGCGAAGTACGGCAACCTCTTCGACATGTACCAGCGGATCACGGATGAGGACCCCTACACGGTCCCGATGCGGATCTACCCCGCCGTGCACTACACGATGGGCGGCCTCTGGGTCGACTACGACCTCCAGACCACCATCCCCGGCCTCTTCGCCATCGGCGAGGCGAACTTCTCCGACCACGGGGCCAACCGGCTCGGCGCCTCCGCGCTGATGCAGGGCCTCGCCGACGGCTACTTCGTCCTGCCCTCCACGATCAACGACTACCTCGCCCGCAACCCGCACACCGAGAAGGTCGACGCCGAACACCCGGCCGTGGCCGAGGTGGTGGCGGAGACCGAGGACCGGATCAACCTGCTGCTCTCCGTCGACGGCGACCGCACCCCCGACTCCTTCCACCGCGAGATCGGTGAACTCATGTGGGAGTACTGCGGAATGGCCCGCACCGAGGACGGACTGCGCAAGGCCCTCGCCCGCATCCCCGAGATCCGCGAGGAGTTCTGGCGCCGCATCAAGGTCCCCGGTACCGGCGAACAGTTCAACCAGTCGCTGGAGAAGGCGAATCGCATCGTCGACTACCTGGAGCTCGCCGAGCTGATGTGCCTCGACGCCCTGCACCGCGCCGAGTCCTGCGGCGGCCACTTCCGCGAGGAGTCCCAGACCCCGGACGGCGAGGCCGAGCGGCGCGACGAGGAGTTCTCGTACGCCGCCGCCTGGGAGTTCACCGTCACCGGCGGCGCCCCCGTCCTGCACAAGGAAGACCTCGTCTTCGAGTACGTCCACCCCACTCAGCGGAGCTACGCATGA